Proteins from one Microcoleus sp. FACHB-672 genomic window:
- a CDS encoding glycosyltransferase family 2 protein: MCARRCPTLSELPLPSAGKTGWPWTQESSQLPDTMPDGSPWPRVSIVTPSYNQGQFIEETIRSVLLQGYPNIEYIIIDGGSTDNSLEIIRKYEQWISYWVSEPDSGQSHAINKGFNKATGEIFGWLNSDDYYHPGGLATLVQLRQKQPDCVAWVGANQEIDITGKPLRSLTPRVGNKAQIGDWGTQVEAHFHQPSCLFSAKQFAAIGGVNERLEYALDVELWMRLAETGNFATTGEIISYPRIYPEAKTFRDRPMQETELISINFNLGQPEVARRRLVRFQEKAVDMMTYCDLLIYLVKRTVSSVLRRLHYK, encoded by the coding sequence ATGTGTGCGAGACGCTGTCCAACTCTCAGTGAACTTCCTCTACCCTCTGCCGGCAAAACCGGCTGGCCTTGGACACAAGAAAGTTCACAACTTCCTGATACAATGCCTGATGGCTCTCCTTGGCCACGAGTTAGTATTGTCACCCCAAGTTACAACCAAGGACAGTTTATTGAAGAGACTATCCGCTCAGTTTTACTTCAGGGCTATCCCAACATAGAATACATCATCATTGACGGTGGCAGCACCGATAACAGTTTAGAAATCATTCGCAAATACGAGCAGTGGATTTCTTACTGGGTTAGCGAACCAGATAGTGGTCAATCTCATGCCATTAATAAAGGATTTAATAAAGCGACGGGAGAAATTTTTGGGTGGCTTAATTCCGATGATTATTACCATCCAGGGGGATTAGCCACCCTCGTTCAACTGCGACAAAAACAACCTGATTGTGTTGCCTGGGTGGGTGCTAACCAGGAGATAGACATCACCGGCAAGCCTTTACGCAGCCTGACGCCGCGCGTGGGCAACAAAGCTCAGATCGGGGATTGGGGTACACAAGTGGAAGCCCACTTTCATCAACCGTCCTGTCTATTTTCTGCTAAACAATTTGCCGCAATTGGTGGAGTGAATGAACGGTTGGAATATGCTTTAGATGTTGAACTTTGGATGCGATTAGCTGAAACCGGCAACTTTGCCACCACCGGCGAAATCATTTCTTATCCTAGAATATACCCCGAAGCCAAAACATTTAGAGATCGACCGATGCAAGAAACTGAACTTATTTCTATCAACTTTAATTTGGGTCAACCGGAAGTCGCTCGGCGGCGGTTGGTGCGCTTTCAGGAAAAAGCTGTGGATATGATGACCTACTGCGATTTACTGATATATTTAGTAAAGCGCACTGTTTCCAGTGTATTACGCCGGCTTCATTATAAATAA